The bacterium genome contains the following window.
AAAATCCTCCCGGGTCGCCACGGCATCTCAGCAGATGGCAGGGTCGCCATACGACCCAACCTAACGGCATGGCAGACGACAAGAACCGGGCATTCCTGGGGATGGTGGAGCCGCTCTATGAGCGGGCGTACACGTTTGCGGTCCACCTGACCGGGTCGCCGGTGGATGCCGAGGACTTGCTGCAGGAGGCGCTGCTGCAGGCGTTGCGAAAGTTCGACACCTTGCGGGAGCCGGCGCGCTTCAAGAGTTGGTTCTACCGGATTCTGCACAACACCTGGCTGGAGGCGGGCCGACGGAAGTCCCGACGCCCGTCGGTGTCGATGGCCCCGGAAAGCTTCTTCCACGTGAGCGATGCCGGTCCCGGCCCGGCGGAGCGGTACAGCGAGATCGAGTATCTCCTGCAGCATGTCAATCCAGTCCAGCGGGAGACACTCCTGCTGTTTGAAGTGGAGGGGTTCTCGCTGAAAGAGATCGCGGACATGCACGCTGTCGGCATCGCGACTGTCAAGAGTCGGCTCTTCCAGGCCAAGGAGAAGATTCGCCGGGGATTGCATGGCATCCGGCCGCAGGCGTTCGGCAGCGAGCCGGTCCCGGAGGGGGTACAACATGTGGTCTTCTGACAAACCAACACCATTCGACCGTCATCTCGACATCGCCTGTCGGAAAAGTACGCCCAACGCCCTGGACGACACCACCGGCCAGGAGTTGGGGGACGTGAACCAGTTGCTGGCGCAGCACTTCGCGCAGCCGGTCCCCCCCCCACCGCACTTGTCGTGGATGGCGGTCCAGGACCTCATTCTGCAGGCGCCGGCCCCCGCCGCTCCCCTCCCCTGGTATCGCACGCTCTTCCAGCCCGGACAGCTCGCGATGGCGAGCGCTGCCGCCGCGATCGCCGTCACCCTCTTTGCCTTTGTCCCGGTCTACCGCACCTCGGTCCCCGCGCTGGAGGGGACGGTCTATGCCCGGGGAGGCGACCAGGCGACAGCCTTGCCGACCTCTGAAGGGCTCGCGCCGGTGGTCACGGGGAAACGTCGCGTGATCTACCTCGAGTCCCGTGTCAACAGTGGTGGCCCGGCTTCACAGCGGACCGTAGCGGAGAGTACGCCCGAGGGACAGCTGGAGGCGCTTGGACGACTCCCCGAGGGTGGCACCAGTGATGACCAGGAACTGGCAGCGGTCGCGAGCCAGCAGATGCTGCGGCCCTATCTGAAGATGATCGAAACCGACGACATCAGTTATGCCCGGATGCAGGAAGAGGTCCGCGCCCTGAACCAGCAGTCCGGCACCGATGTGCGGTTCTTCCTCAACACGCGAGAGACCGAGATCGAGGAGCGCATGACGGCCCTGGAGCTGTTTCGTCGGACCATCGGCGGCGATGGCTTCCTGCCGAAGACCACCATCCGGGTCGAGAAGCAGCTGGTTTTCATTAGCGATGAGCAGCTGGCGTCAGATGAGCATCTTCCCCGGGAGCTCCTGCTGCTGATGGAGCAGGCCGCCGCTGCCCAGGCTGCTGCGGGTCAGCAATCCACGGGTCCTGACAGTCCCTGATCCAGGGCGGAAGGTCGCAACAATCGCACCCGGTTCCACCCCCGGCGCAAGCCGGGGGTGCGGTGTTTTTCCAGCCGACGATCTATTCCCAATACAGCCCCGGCAGCTATGCCACAGTCGGAGCCCAGGTCTTTAGACCTGGGACGAAAAACTGCTGTCGAGCAAAAGCGGCGCAGCAAGCCAGGGAACTTCCGTAGCGACGTGGCTTGCTGCGCCGCTCATCTGTATGTTGCCTACGCCCCCGCCGCGACGAGGCGTCGCGGCACCCACCGACGCGGGCGTCGGACCACCGGGCGACCGGGGGTCGCCCCTCCGGGTGGAGGGCAGTACGATTCAGCTCTGCGATGGACGGCGGCGATTGCGCTGCCTCCCTGATGCCGCGGGCAGGGTGCCCGCGAGACCCACCGACGCGGGCGTCGGGGCACCGGGCGACCGGGGGTCGCCCCTCCGAATCCTTTCCAAACATCCATAAACCGCACTACCACTAGGGGGGTCGACCTCCGGGTCGACCGGCGTGTCGACCTTCAGGTCGATGGGTCGGGGGACTTTTAGTCCCCAACACGGCACCGCATAGATTTGTACGGACCACGCATCACGTCCCAGGTCTAAAGACCTGGTCTCCGGTAAGGGCCCGGGCTCCCGAAGGGCTTGAGCTCCGGGGCTTGTGCCGCTGGTCCATGTCCCTCCCCTGGACCTCGGTCCAGGGGAGGGGGTCTACTCTTACGGCGCAGGCGCACTCTCAGTCACATCGATGATGTGGGTCCCCCCCGCTTGCGGTGGTGGTCGCGGAGCGACCAGGGGCCTATCACGTAGCGGCCTGGGACTATGCCAGATCGAAGAGCAGGATCTCAACCTCCTCGACCCCCCGGAGCTCCAGTTGCGACTCCCCGGAGACCGCCGCGCCATCACCAGCCGTGAGGGTCGTGCCGTTGAGCTGCACCGTCCCGCGCCCCACCTGCAGCCAGGCATGACGCCCCTCCGCCAGCGGATAAGAGACCTGTGCGCCTGGCGGCAGGATCGCGGCATAGAGCGCGACATCCTGGTGTACGGTCACGGACCCCTCGCGGCCATCCCGGGAGGCCACCAGTCGCAGGGTGCCGGTCCGCTCCTCGACCGGGAAAGTTGCCTGCTCGTAGCCCGGTGTCAGCCCCTTCTCTTCTGGAAAAATCCAGATCTGAAGCAGGTGGGTTTCCTCATCGGAGGCGCTGAACTCGCTATGGGTCACGCCGGTGCCGGCGGTCATCCGCTGGACATCCCCCGGACGAATGACCGACCCGTTTCCGATGCTGTCCCGATGCTCCAGCGCCCCTGACAGCAGATAGGTGATGATCTCCATGTCCCGGTGCGGATGGGTCGGAAAGCCCGCCCGTGGAGCGACACGATCATCGTTGATGACTCGCAGGGTCCGGAAGTGGATGTGTTCCGGGTCGCAGTACTCCCCGAAGGAAAACGTATGGGCCGTCTTGAGCCAACCGAAGTCGAACTGACCGCGGGCGGCGGCGGGGCGCACCTGGATCATGAGAGCACCTCCAGCGATGCTTGATGTGAGCAACGGTTCAGATGTACGCCATCCCGGCGCAGACTGCCAAGAGGGTTGGGGTGAGCCTAAGGCACCAGAGTGCTCCCAGTTAATCGACTATAGTTTTCAAAAATTC
Protein-coding sequences here:
- the yhhW gene encoding Quercetin 2,3-dioxygenase; its protein translation is MIQVRPAAARGQFDFGWLKTAHTFSFGEYCDPEHIHFRTLRVINDDRVAPRAGFPTHPHRDMEIITYLLSGALEHRDSIGNGSVIRPGDVQRMTAGTGVTHSEFSASDEETHLLQIWIFPEEKGLTPGYEQATFPVEERTGTLRLVASRDGREGSVTVHQDVALYAAILPPGAQVSYPLAEGRHAWLQVGRGTVQLNGTTLTAGDGAAVSGESQLELRGVEEVEILLFDLA
- the sigH gene encoding ECF RNA polymerase sigma factor SigH encodes the protein MADDKNRAFLGMVEPLYERAYTFAVHLTGSPVDAEDLLQEALLQALRKFDTLREPARFKSWFYRILHNTWLEAGRRKSRRPSVSMAPESFFHVSDAGPGPAERYSEIEYLLQHVNPVQRETLLLFEVEGFSLKEIADMHAVGIATVKSRLFQAKEKIRRGLHGIRPQAFGSEPVPEGVQHVVF